The nucleotide window ATGCATGTCTCAGGGGATTGGCTAACCCCGACGTTTAACGGTGCGCCACGATTTGATAAACCACCGCTGATTTATTGGCTGATGGCGATTGGATTTCGGCTATTTGGCGTATCTCCTTGGGCCGCAAAACTCGCCGCCGCCGTGCCCGCAACAATTTTAGTCACCGCCATTTTCTACAGCCTGAAATGGTGTCAGCAGAATGGACCAAAACCCCGACCGACCGACAACCCCAACAGTTC belongs to Romeriopsis navalis LEGE 11480 and includes:
- a CDS encoding ArnT family glycosyltransferase, encoding MSQQNWQTQGWLRRFARTHPRTIALIWLAILVWIGFFHGLGQMHLLDETEPMFVEAARQMHVSGDWLTPTFNGAPRFDKPPLIYWLMAIGFRLFGVSPWAAKLAAAVPATILVTAIFYSLKWCQQNGPKPRPTDNPNSS